In Wolbachia endosymbiont of Aedes albopictus, one DNA window encodes the following:
- the elbB gene encoding isoprenoid biosynthesis glyoxalase ElbB: MGEKKLKAAVVLSGCGHLDGAEVREAVLSLLVLDQQDVDVKCFAPDINITQVMNHKTKEAVKEKRNVLVEAARIARGEIYDLKGAKAENFDMLVVPGGYGVAKNLSDLAENKDMVTVMPEFERLVSEFFVTKKPIGAICISPAIIVSILSSKIGKEESKVKVTIGDDREQLIEKLGGEHIKCDTGLSIEDEEHNVFSCSAYMRSDESIYSVYQGIKHMIDSMVKKINKKTKQPFL; encoded by the coding sequence ATGGGTGAAAAAAAATTAAAAGCTGCTGTGGTTTTATCAGGGTGTGGTCACCTTGACGGTGCAGAGGTAAGAGAAGCGGTTTTAAGTCTGCTTGTGCTTGATCAGCAGGATGTGGATGTTAAATGCTTTGCACCTGACATCAATATCACACAAGTTATGAATCATAAAACAAAGGAGGCAGTGAAAGAAAAAAGGAATGTACTTGTAGAAGCAGCAAGAATCGCAAGAGGCGAAATATATGACTTAAAAGGAGCCAAAGCTGAAAATTTTGACATGCTAGTTGTACCTGGTGGATACGGGGTTGCCAAAAATTTATCTGACTTAGCTGAAAATAAAGACATGGTGACAGTAATGCCTGAATTTGAAAGATTAGTTTCAGAATTTTTTGTTACAAAAAAGCCAATTGGAGCAATATGCATATCTCCAGCCATCATTGTTTCAATTTTAAGTAGCAAGATAGGTAAAGAAGAAAGTAAGGTTAAGGTAACTATAGGAGATGACAGAGAACAGTTGATAGAGAAGCTTGGTGGTGAACACATAAAGTGTGATACAGGGTTATCAATAGAAGACGAAGAACATAATGTATTTTCCTGTTCTGCTTATATGCGTAGCGACGAAAGTATATACTCTGTATATCAAGGGATAAAGCATATGATTGACAGCATGGTAAAAAAGATTAACAAAAAAACTAAACAGCCATTCCTCTAA
- a CDS encoding 5-formyltetrahydrofolate cyclo-ligase, producing MFKDIKQHKKEIREQYRAIRKDIDESYSSYAASSLINLFNQNLSYVKGKTIAAYIPMDGEINVVPLMYSLFDLGYKIAVPDKNQLLKFEKWNKTDEDVIPDTIITPVVAFDDHFNRLGFGGGWYDTMIKKLRPLGKIFIGVAYEKQYCKDLPVEQHDQKLDIIITEMCVRCGGGLLKKVDKRE from the coding sequence ATGTTCAAAGATATTAAACAGCACAAAAAGGAAATAAGAGAGCAATATAGAGCTATAAGAAAAGATATTGATGAAAGTTATTCCAGTTATGCGGCAAGTTCCCTTATTAATCTCTTTAATCAGAACTTAAGTTACGTTAAAGGCAAAACAATTGCGGCTTACATTCCAATGGATGGGGAAATAAATGTTGTGCCTTTGATGTATAGCTTATTCGATTTAGGTTATAAAATAGCGGTTCCTGATAAAAATCAGTTACTAAAATTTGAGAAATGGAACAAAACAGATGAAGACGTAATTCCCGACACAATCATTACTCCTGTTGTTGCTTTTGATGATCATTTTAATAGATTAGGTTTTGGCGGTGGTTGGTATGATACAATGATAAAAAAATTACGGCCGCTTGGAAAAATATTTATAGGTGTAGCCTATGAGAAACAATATTGTAAAGATTTACCTGTAGAACAACATGATCAAAAATTGGATATTATAATCACTGAGATGTGTGTTAGATGTGGAGGTGGATTGCTCAAAAAAGTGGATAAAAGGGAGTAG
- a CDS encoding oxidoreductase — protein MKNIMLIGGGVGNAVLFSIGKACLENNNKVLYFAGYKKLSDVFKRALIERASNAVVWACEEGLIETSRDQDKSFHGNIVDAIVSYQQGRLGINLNTIDKIITIGSDKMMKAVNEARKTILKPYLRSGHIAISSVNSPMQCMMKEICAQCVQQHINAKTGEKSFVYSCSNQDQDMEFIDFDFLSERLKQNSLQEKLTAKWIDHVQRY, from the coding sequence ATGAAGAATATAATGCTAATTGGTGGTGGAGTTGGAAATGCAGTATTATTTTCGATAGGGAAGGCGTGTCTTGAAAATAATAATAAGGTTTTGTACTTTGCTGGCTATAAGAAATTAAGTGATGTATTTAAACGAGCACTGATAGAGCGTGCATCAAATGCAGTAGTTTGGGCATGTGAAGAAGGATTGATAGAAACAAGCAGAGATCAAGATAAATCCTTTCATGGTAATATAGTTGATGCAATAGTCTCTTATCAACAAGGAAGATTAGGTATTAATTTAAACACTATAGATAAAATTATCACTATTGGTTCTGATAAAATGATGAAAGCTGTGAATGAAGCTAGAAAAACAATTTTAAAGCCATATCTGAGATCAGGCCACATAGCAATATCATCAGTTAATTCTCCTATGCAGTGTATGATGAAAGAAATCTGCGCTCAGTGTGTGCAGCAACATATAAATGCAAAAACAGGAGAAAAGAGTTTTGTTTATAGTTGCAGTAATCAAGACCAGGATATGGAATTTATTGACTTTGATTTTTTAAGTGAGCGCTTGAAGCAAAATAGTTTACAAGAAAAACTTACTGCAAAATGGATAGATCATGTTCAAAGATATTAA
- a CDS encoding SurA N-terminal domain-containing protein, with product MHKILILLLIVLPLRLLATEIEIVADVNGEPISNLDIEKRINFINSLFGTQSVNQKEAKPQILRELIDEIIIINEAQRLSIKLSNEELDNAIILFLTQSFKLKANEVDQYIKKHNIDPSILRKQIKCQLLWSKIIEVRIVPFINISDKEVDDVKRQIEKPDYLTTFQEFIIPDQKDKDIYGIAEDLVKKLRNSNNPESPIKMRKATVNLSQLKDKLKSVLERLETGDIAGPFSFSEGYSIIKVIDKVQLNYALLESTLKLKQIVVEGSESLFSNFKEQKVNCLNFDKLADDFRLPNAKEFEIKMRDLNPDLQILFSKTSVNEILELRENGTAKLMMLCDIKSNVADIEAIKQQTYQQKIMIQSNLLLDDMRKNVAVSYRYS from the coding sequence ATGCATAAAATACTAATTTTACTGTTGATAGTGTTGCCACTTAGGTTGCTTGCAACCGAGATTGAAATTGTTGCAGATGTAAATGGTGAGCCAATTTCAAATTTAGATATCGAAAAACGCATCAACTTTATAAATTCATTGTTTGGCACTCAAAGTGTTAATCAAAAAGAAGCAAAACCTCAAATTCTTAGGGAGCTAATAGACGAAATTATCATTATCAATGAAGCGCAGAGGCTGAGTATAAAATTGAGCAATGAGGAGTTAGATAATGCTATCATATTATTTTTAACCCAAAGTTTTAAGCTTAAGGCTAATGAAGTTGATCAATACATAAAAAAGCATAATATAGATCCTAGTATTTTAAGAAAACAAATAAAATGTCAGTTACTATGGAGCAAAATTATTGAAGTAAGAATTGTGCCATTTATTAATATAAGCGATAAAGAAGTAGATGATGTAAAAAGGCAAATAGAAAAGCCGGATTATCTTACCACGTTCCAAGAGTTTATAATTCCTGATCAAAAAGACAAGGACATTTATGGTATAGCTGAAGATCTAGTAAAAAAATTACGTAATAGTAATAACCCAGAATCTCCAATAAAGATGCGTAAAGCAACAGTTAATTTAAGTCAGCTCAAAGATAAACTTAAGAGCGTTTTAGAAAGACTAGAAACCGGCGATATAGCAGGTCCATTCAGTTTCAGTGAAGGTTACTCTATTATAAAAGTCATAGACAAGGTACAACTTAATTATGCACTGCTGGAAAGCACTTTAAAATTAAAACAGATTGTGGTTGAGGGTTCAGAAAGTTTATTCTCTAATTTTAAAGAGCAAAAGGTCAATTGTTTAAATTTTGACAAATTAGCAGATGATTTTAGGTTGCCAAATGCAAAAGAGTTTGAAATAAAAATGCGAGATTTAAATCCTGATTTACAGATTTTATTTAGTAAAACAAGTGTGAATGAAATATTAGAATTGAGAGAAAATGGCACTGCAAAGTTGATGATGTTGTGTGATATCAAGAGTAATGTAGCGGATATAGAAGCAATTAAACAGCAGACGTACCAACAAAAGATTATGATACAAAGCAACTTGTTATTAGATGATATGCGTAAAAATGTAGCTGTCAGTTATCGGTATAGTTGA
- the ppa gene encoding inorganic diphosphatase: MDSSKITAGPNAVNVVIEISANAEPVKYEFNKELGLLQVDRFLSTSMTYPCNYGFIPNTCAGDGDPVDVLVLTQFPLASSVLISVRPIGALLTKDEKGEDEKILAVPISSVDSYYDNIKDYSDLSKNLLDKIAHFFSHYKDLEKGKEVAVGEWVGIEEAKKIIEKSRS; encoded by the coding sequence ATGGATTCAAGTAAAATAACAGCGGGACCAAATGCGGTGAATGTGGTAATTGAAATAAGTGCAAATGCTGAGCCTGTAAAGTATGAATTTAATAAAGAGCTTGGGTTGTTACAAGTTGACAGATTTTTGTCTACCTCAATGACTTACCCTTGCAATTATGGGTTTATACCAAATACCTGCGCAGGTGATGGTGATCCTGTGGATGTTTTGGTGCTAACTCAATTTCCCTTAGCATCTAGTGTTTTAATATCGGTGCGTCCAATAGGCGCATTACTCACTAAAGATGAAAAAGGAGAAGATGAAAAGATATTAGCTGTGCCTATTTCCAGTGTTGATAGCTATTATGACAATATAAAGGACTATTCTGACTTATCTAAAAACCTATTAGATAAAATTGCTCATTTCTTTTCTCATTATAAAGATCTAGAAAAGGGAAAAGAGGTAGCAGTTGGAGAATGGGTTGGTATAGAAGAAGCAAAGAAAATCATTGAAAAAAGCAGAAGTTAG
- the mnmA gene encoding tRNA 2-thiouridine(34) synthase MnmA, whose product MLKEFEIEPLLKDKAPHQTKAVVAMSGGVDSSVAAALLHNLGYQVIGVTLQLYGTDGNANARKGACCAGQDIYDAKRVAESVGFPHYILNYEEIFKKEVIEDFASTYMRGETPIPCVRCNQTVKFRDLLQVTKNLGADVLVTGHYVRRLEKNGEVKLCRSIDKSKDQSYFLFATTKEQLKLLRFPLGGFYKSDIRKLAKYFSLQISEKPDSQDICFVSESYSKTIAKLAPRSVQKGKIVDIKGRVLGEHSGIVNFTVGQRRGLGIAHNEPLYVIKINTENNEVIVGPINALMQKKILVKELNWLEQPKEGMEVTVKLRSSHAGSLATIHSTDEKNKACVILNDDYFGISPGQACVAYKDEQVIGGGWICS is encoded by the coding sequence ATGCTAAAAGAATTTGAAATTGAACCTCTGCTAAAAGATAAAGCTCCGCACCAGACTAAGGCTGTTGTTGCAATGTCCGGGGGAGTTGATAGCTCGGTTGCTGCAGCACTGCTACATAACCTTGGGTACCAGGTGATAGGTGTGACTCTTCAACTCTATGGCACTGACGGTAATGCTAACGCAAGAAAGGGTGCATGCTGCGCTGGACAGGATATTTATGACGCTAAGCGCGTGGCTGAAAGTGTTGGCTTTCCTCACTATATTTTAAACTACGAGGAAATATTCAAAAAGGAAGTAATAGAGGATTTTGCAAGTACCTATATGCGTGGGGAAACTCCCATACCATGCGTAAGATGCAACCAAACGGTAAAATTTCGTGATCTATTGCAAGTTACAAAAAATCTTGGTGCGGATGTGCTCGTAACAGGACATTACGTGAGAAGATTAGAAAAAAATGGTGAGGTAAAGTTGTGTAGAAGCATTGATAAAAGTAAAGATCAAAGCTATTTTCTATTTGCTACAACAAAGGAGCAGTTGAAGCTTTTGCGATTTCCACTCGGTGGGTTCTATAAAAGTGATATAAGAAAACTAGCAAAGTATTTTAGTTTGCAAATTTCTGAAAAACCAGACAGCCAAGACATATGTTTCGTTTCCGAAAGCTATAGCAAAACAATAGCTAAACTAGCTCCACGATCTGTACAGAAAGGCAAAATAGTGGACATTAAGGGAAGAGTGTTAGGTGAGCACAGTGGCATAGTAAATTTTACAGTGGGCCAAAGAAGAGGCCTCGGTATCGCACACAATGAACCTCTTTATGTGATAAAAATTAATACAGAAAATAATGAGGTTATAGTCGGGCCGATCAATGCTCTAATGCAAAAAAAGATATTGGTCAAAGAGTTAAATTGGTTAGAACAACCAAAAGAAGGCATGGAAGTAACTGTGAAGCTCAGGTCATCACATGCAGGAAGTTTAGCAACAATACATTCAACTGACGAAAAAAATAAAGCCTGTGTCATTTTAAACGACGATTACTTTGGCATTAGTCCAGGTCAAGCCTGTGTAGCGTATAAAGATGAGCAAGTAATTGGCGGTGGATGGATATGCTCTTAA
- a CDS encoding rod shape-determining protein, producing MNFVRKLTGKFYSLFTFKGLFASDIAIDLGTANTLVYQKNQGIVLDEPSVVARIKEKGSYVPYAFGKKAKMMLGKTPGEIEAIRPLKDGVIADFKSAEEMLKYFIRSANTKFTVNKPNIIICVPSGSTPVERRAIQDAAESAGANEVFLIEEPMAAAIGAGLPVTEPEGSMIVDIGGGTTEVAIISLGGIVYSRSARVGGDIMDEAIKSYIRENHKLLIGETTAEKIKKSIGSASLPGENNKEGMIIKGRDLVSGMPKEMLLSEYQVAESLIEPVHQIISAIKTALESTPPELSSDIVDRGIILSGGGGLLRNLGKVISETTKLPVRVADEPLCCVALGSGKVLENMDYFGHVLFKQD from the coding sequence ATGAATTTTGTTCGAAAATTAACTGGAAAGTTTTATAGCCTTTTTACTTTCAAAGGTTTGTTTGCTAGCGATATTGCCATAGACCTTGGTACTGCAAACACGTTAGTTTATCAGAAAAATCAGGGAATAGTGCTTGATGAGCCTTCAGTTGTAGCAAGAATAAAAGAAAAAGGAAGTTACGTTCCTTATGCTTTTGGTAAAAAAGCTAAAATGATGCTTGGAAAAACGCCTGGAGAAATAGAGGCGATAAGGCCCTTAAAAGATGGAGTCATTGCTGATTTTAAAAGTGCGGAAGAAATGCTAAAATATTTCATACGCAGTGCAAACACAAAATTCACTGTTAATAAACCTAATATTATCATATGCGTTCCATCTGGATCCACGCCAGTTGAAAGGCGTGCTATACAAGATGCAGCAGAAAGTGCTGGTGCAAATGAAGTATTTTTGATTGAAGAACCAATGGCTGCAGCAATCGGAGCTGGGCTCCCGGTTACTGAACCTGAGGGTTCTATGATCGTTGATATAGGAGGCGGTACAACTGAAGTTGCAATTATTTCTTTAGGTGGAATTGTTTATTCACGTTCTGCCAGAGTAGGTGGCGATATTATGGATGAAGCAATAAAATCGTATATTCGTGAAAATCATAAGTTATTAATCGGTGAAACAACCGCTGAGAAAATTAAGAAAAGCATAGGTTCAGCCAGTCTGCCAGGTGAAAATAACAAAGAGGGAATGATAATTAAAGGCAGGGATTTAGTGAGTGGCATGCCAAAAGAAATGCTTTTATCAGAGTATCAAGTTGCAGAGAGTTTAATAGAGCCTGTACATCAGATAATTTCTGCTATTAAGACTGCGCTGGAGAGCACTCCACCTGAACTTTCTTCTGATATAGTCGATAGAGGAATAATTTTATCCGGTGGTGGTGGATTATTGCGTAACTTAGGCAAAGTTATCAGTGAAACAACAAAATTACCGGTTCGTGTTGCAGATGAACCACTTTGTTGTGTTGCCTTGGGTAGTGGAAAAGTGCTTGAAAACATGGATTATTTTGGCCATGTTTTATTCAAGCAAGATTGA
- a CDS encoding carboxypeptidase: MKSYKFLEEVLYRVKNIENTLKVLNQSQLNIEDKVEQMSLLEEIRHEIISHDAIKESLADALGNKKSANIQQLKLIERIHKSNNAVPINLVKSLSKAKVECQNLWKLSHSETSNLEKLKERFTDLIKLIREVASIKSQQLKCSKYDSLLADYDSDITEKNIREVFPKVGKFFSENVDKIIEKQKKDKVTNIQRVATQKQIELGSLCLQQMGIALNEIRTSYYYSIDYDESDFCYGLFSLLRHSGYAIYQKCLAQNSISSPITRHVMYETQGLFMERMIGTSREFIEFIQPHIKEKFAIKSKTNSSVENLYLVFNEINLSSSLKNTDEFSLLAHIMLRTRLEQDIINGTLEVKNLHDAWLEGMKHYKIPVKAKNELDTYFQDECWASGVMGYFPIKIIALIAAVQIFSFVKKNHYESLSAIIKGDFSLLISWLSQNIYSAKCGLELLKKVTGKGLEVECVTYYLSEKYNLSQ; the protein is encoded by the coding sequence ATGAAATCTTATAAGTTTTTAGAGGAAGTATTATATAGAGTAAAGAATATCGAAAATACGCTAAAAGTACTAAACCAAAGCCAATTGAATATAGAGGACAAAGTTGAACAAATGAGTCTTCTAGAAGAAATCAGACATGAAATTATCTCTCATGACGCAATAAAGGAATCATTAGCAGATGCTCTTGGTAACAAAAAAAGTGCAAATATTCAGCAGCTAAAGTTAATAGAGAGAATACATAAAAGCAACAATGCTGTTCCTATTAATCTAGTAAAGTCTTTATCCAAAGCTAAGGTTGAATGCCAAAATTTATGGAAACTATCTCATTCTGAAACCAGTAACTTAGAAAAACTAAAAGAACGTTTTACTGATTTAATCAAACTCATTCGCGAAGTAGCTTCTATAAAATCGCAGCAATTAAAATGCTCAAAATACGACTCACTGCTTGCTGACTATGACTCTGATATCACAGAAAAGAATATAAGGGAAGTATTCCCCAAGGTAGGCAAATTTTTTAGCGAAAATGTGGATAAAATAATTGAAAAGCAGAAAAAGGATAAGGTTACTAATATACAAAGAGTTGCTACTCAGAAGCAGATTGAACTTGGCTCGTTATGTTTACAGCAAATGGGTATTGCACTAAATGAGATTCGTACTTCTTATTACTACTCTATAGATTATGACGAGTCTGATTTTTGTTATGGTTTATTTTCACTTTTACGGCATAGTGGTTATGCAATTTATCAAAAATGTTTAGCGCAAAATTCTATAAGTAGCCCAATTACGAGACATGTTATGTATGAAACTCAAGGGTTATTCATGGAAAGGATGATTGGAACATCCAGAGAATTTATTGAGTTCATTCAACCACACATAAAAGAGAAATTTGCTATAAAAAGCAAAACTAATAGTAGTGTTGAAAATTTGTACTTGGTTTTCAATGAAATAAACCTTTCCTCTTCTTTAAAGAACACAGATGAATTTAGTCTGTTAGCTCATATTATGTTGAGAACTAGGTTAGAACAGGATATAATAAATGGTACATTGGAAGTTAAGAATCTGCACGATGCGTGGCTGGAAGGTATGAAGCACTATAAAATTCCAGTAAAAGCTAAAAATGAGCTGGACACTTATTTTCAAGATGAATGTTGGGCAAGCGGTGTTATGGGCTACTTTCCTATAAAAATCATTGCTTTAATTGCTGCTGTGCAGATTTTCTCTTTCGTTAAAAAGAATCATTACGAATCATTAAGTGCTATAATAAAAGGAGATTTTAGTTTACTTATCAGTTGGTTATCTCAAAATATATACAGTGCAAAGTGTGGCTTGGAACTGCTAAAAAAAGTAACAGGCAAGGGTTTAGAAGTTGAGTGTGTTACTTACTACCTATCTGAAAAGTATAATTTGTCTCAATAA
- a CDS encoding OmpA family protein, which translates to MWSRLVIMCCFCLLLTGVSSCPKKGANTTNKINSVVKQIGDKRVFFGYDESNITEVSADALLDVMEVLQDNPDAKVTLTGHTDNRGSHEYNLALGARRADAAKKFMVSCTPYIENRIKTASKGETEPLVNVKDDSRNSKYEKEHAKNRRVEFSFSGIKK; encoded by the coding sequence ATGTGGAGTAGACTGGTTATAATGTGCTGTTTTTGTTTATTACTTACTGGTGTAAGTTCTTGCCCAAAAAAAGGAGCAAATACAACAAATAAAATAAATTCTGTTGTTAAGCAGATAGGTGATAAAAGAGTTTTCTTTGGTTATGATGAATCTAATATTACTGAAGTAAGTGCAGATGCATTACTTGACGTAATGGAGGTGTTACAAGATAACCCTGACGCGAAGGTTACTTTAACTGGTCACACTGACAACCGTGGTTCTCATGAATATAATCTTGCGCTAGGCGCTAGAAGGGCAGATGCAGCTAAAAAATTTATGGTTAGTTGTACACCCTACATAGAAAACAGAATAAAAACTGCTTCTAAAGGTGAAACTGAGCCTTTGGTTAATGTAAAAGATGATTCTAGAAATTCTAAATATGAAAAAGAGCATGCTAAAAATCGTAGAGTAGAATTTTCATTTTCTGGAATAAAGAAATAG
- the tilS gene encoding tRNA lysidine(34) synthetase TilS, translating into MELELLFQNIANSFAFHNQIAVAVSGGVDSIVLLHLMTNWAKKNKLSLPIALTVNHGLRSESQKEADFVISYAKELGAKESFILNWEKQNIKGNIQLQARKARYKLLAEWCKNNNVKCLLVAHHKDDQAETFLLRLERGSGVDGLSSMDYKSFLNGIYIFRPLLNFSRSEIEKYAKLHRLKWIEDRSNYNLKYRRTLYRSLLKVSNNQEILTERICLTALHMKRAAKALMHYTRLAFNDCVNVHDLGYIEIKLSEFYQLPEEIALRILLYSIMAIASKHYKPRYNSLIVIFNKILQKDSNVNCTLSGCKIRKYGENILIIRESLRIQEITVNLPLNEPTQWDNRFSCTILGNQECSVIIAPLKKTQKVPEFLKDYNCCPEVFYSLPTVQKDGKVLAYPDVNYNGKNTNDDKVQCIINSTIKQNLISLISV; encoded by the coding sequence ATGGAATTAGAGTTATTATTTCAAAATATAGCTAATAGCTTTGCTTTCCATAACCAAATCGCAGTTGCAGTATCAGGTGGTGTAGATAGTATAGTCTTACTGCACTTAATGACTAACTGGGCAAAAAAAAACAAGCTTTCACTTCCTATAGCATTAACAGTAAATCATGGGTTACGTTCAGAGTCTCAAAAAGAAGCTGATTTTGTTATAAGTTATGCAAAAGAGCTTGGAGCAAAGGAATCGTTCATATTAAATTGGGAGAAGCAAAATATTAAAGGTAATATTCAGTTACAGGCACGAAAAGCACGATATAAGTTACTAGCAGAGTGGTGTAAAAACAATAATGTTAAATGTTTGCTCGTTGCTCATCACAAAGATGATCAAGCAGAAACGTTCTTATTAAGATTGGAGCGAGGTAGTGGCGTAGATGGATTATCATCAATGGATTACAAATCTTTCTTAAATGGTATTTATATATTTAGGCCATTGTTAAATTTTAGTCGTAGTGAAATAGAAAAGTACGCTAAGCTTCACCGGTTAAAATGGATCGAAGATAGAAGCAACTATAACTTAAAATACAGGCGAACTTTATACCGTAGCTTACTTAAAGTAAGTAACAATCAAGAGATTTTAACAGAGCGAATATGCCTCACAGCCCTTCATATGAAAAGAGCTGCAAAAGCGTTGATGCACTACACACGCCTTGCATTTAATGACTGTGTTAATGTTCATGATCTTGGTTATATTGAAATTAAACTAAGTGAATTTTATCAATTGCCAGAGGAAATAGCCTTGAGGATTCTTCTTTACTCTATAATGGCAATTGCCAGTAAACATTATAAACCAAGGTACAACAGCCTTATCGTAATATTTAATAAAATATTGCAAAAGGATAGTAATGTTAACTGCACACTTTCTGGGTGCAAAATAAGAAAATATGGAGAAAATATCTTAATAATTAGAGAATCGTTAAGGATACAAGAAATTACTGTAAACCTACCTTTAAATGAACCTACTCAATGGGATAACAGATTTAGCTGCACAATACTCGGAAATCAAGAGTGTTCAGTTATCATCGCTCCATTAAAAAAAACACAAAAAGTTCCTGAATTTCTGAAGGATTACAACTGCTGCCCTGAAGTTTTCTACTCTTTGCCTACAGTACAAAAAGATGGAAAGGTGCTTGCTTATCCTGATGTAAATTATAACGGAAAAAATACCAATGACGATAAGGTTCAATGCATTATTAATAGCACAATAAAACAAAATTTGATAAGCTTGATTAGTGTTTAG